One window of Thermocoleostomius sinensis A174 genomic DNA carries:
- a CDS encoding GTP-binding protein → MRKSLADQHFDRARLSLKQAISRYAQTVRLRRRHPEAVEIQAAMKTDLDRLSHTLDKLNCCLVRIAVFGLVSRGKSAVINALLGQKMLQTGPLHGVTQYPRSVYWSAAGGQVQVELIDTPGLDEVGGEERGRMAREVSSQADLILFVIAGDVTRTEYQALRQLQLAGKPLIIIFNKVDLYPDEDRQTIYAKLQRLFADQGDRQRPFFTPDDIVLTAADPSPLEVRVEWADGRVTHEWESPEPDIDELKQKLLDILNREGKSLLALNALRQAQQTEASIAYKTVELYRNEAEDLIWQFAKWKSLVVAVNPIAALDLMGGAAVDLVMIRSLARLYGLPMTRYEAGKLLKAILISSGGLLLGEVGSGLLLGMGKSAGAITSMFDSASGVMAYGASAAAQAGLAGYGSYRVGKAAQVYLERGCTWGPQGVNTVIEEILLQVDRDTIIHRLQRELEFYPR, encoded by the coding sequence GTGCGCAAGAGCCTAGCCGATCAACATTTCGATCGGGCCCGATTGAGTTTGAAACAAGCCATCAGTCGGTATGCACAAACTGTGCGGCTGCGCCGCCGCCATCCAGAAGCTGTTGAAATTCAGGCCGCCATGAAAACCGACCTCGATCGCCTATCACACACGTTGGATAAGCTTAATTGCTGCCTCGTTCGGATTGCCGTATTTGGTCTGGTCAGTCGTGGTAAATCGGCAGTGATCAACGCCCTCCTCGGTCAAAAAATGCTGCAAACGGGACCCCTGCATGGCGTTACTCAATATCCACGATCGGTGTATTGGTCAGCAGCAGGCGGACAGGTGCAGGTTGAGTTGATTGATACCCCTGGACTCGACGAAGTGGGGGGTGAAGAGCGAGGTCGCATGGCGCGGGAGGTCTCCAGTCAGGCAGATTTAATTTTATTTGTGATTGCGGGAGATGTAACGCGCACAGAATACCAAGCCTTGCGGCAATTGCAGCTAGCCGGCAAACCACTGATCATTATCTTCAACAAAGTTGATCTGTATCCAGATGAGGATCGACAGACAATTTATGCCAAGTTACAGCGTTTATTTGCCGATCAAGGCGATCGCCAGCGTCCCTTTTTCACCCCCGATGATATTGTGCTGACCGCAGCCGACCCATCTCCATTGGAAGTGCGAGTAGAGTGGGCCGATGGGCGAGTAACGCACGAGTGGGAGTCGCCAGAACCAGATATTGATGAACTTAAACAAAAGCTGCTAGATATTCTTAACCGAGAAGGCAAGTCGCTGCTGGCACTGAATGCGTTGCGACAAGCTCAACAGACCGAAGCCTCGATCGCTTACAAAACCGTTGAACTGTACCGCAACGAAGCTGAAGACTTGATCTGGCAGTTCGCTAAATGGAAATCGCTGGTTGTGGCCGTGAACCCGATCGCTGCGCTGGATTTGATGGGTGGGGCTGCCGTTGATTTGGTGATGATTCGATCGCTGGCTCGGCTCTATGGCTTACCAATGACCCGCTATGAAGCTGGTAAGCTGCTAAAGGCGATTCTCATTAGCTCTGGTGGACTGCTGCTGGGGGAGGTGGGCAGCGGCTTGTTGCTGGGCATGGGTAAAAGTGCCGGAGCCATTACCTCTATGTTTGATAGTGCCTCTGGGGTCATGGCTTATGGGGCATCGGCGGCCGCGCAAGCAGGATTGGCTGGGTACGGTTCTTATCGGGTTGGCAAAGCAGCACAAGTGTATCTAGAGCGTGGCTGCACTTGGGGACCTCAAGGCGTCAACACCGTCATTGAAGAAATTTTGCTTCAGGTCGATCGCGACACAATCATTCATCGCTTGCAGCGAGAACTTGAATTCTATCCACGATAG
- a CDS encoding NAD(P)/FAD-dependent oxidoreductase yields the protein MKTFDWIVIGNGITGAAVSYELARAGASVLLLEQSSQPQNATRYSYGGIAYWSGTTDLTRQLCQEGIDLHRSLPAELGADTQFRELDLLLTIEPNRDPQQIAATYTDCTISPKILSPAEAQAIEPRLNAAAVAGALLLPHGHVSPEANVLAYNQAFLRLGGTLDIAQVTGLVQSGQQVQGVVATNITYEAGNVVVCVGGYSRTLLRSFGFPIRLYYTQAELIEIPPTDLQLRSIVMPAELKRPHLEATAAKAELDALWDEPNHEVTPAILDAGAIQFQDGRIRMGQFSRTFTDPQARFDAAASEAAMRTAVGTLLPDLKSLAGQWHSCLVAFSRDGLPVIGALPNTTGIHIFSGFNSPFVLAPPVARRFARHAASNAVNLDPLLTQLAPDRLWDER from the coding sequence ATGAAAACATTTGATTGGATTGTGATCGGTAACGGCATCACTGGGGCCGCCGTTAGTTACGAACTTGCTCGGGCTGGGGCATCGGTGTTGCTCCTGGAGCAATCATCTCAGCCGCAGAATGCAACCCGCTATAGCTATGGTGGCATTGCTTATTGGTCTGGTACAACAGATCTAACTCGTCAGCTTTGCCAAGAGGGGATCGACTTACATCGATCGCTGCCTGCGGAACTGGGGGCAGATACGCAGTTTCGGGAACTGGATTTATTACTGACCATTGAACCCAATCGCGATCCGCAGCAGATAGCTGCTACCTATACCGACTGTACAATTTCTCCTAAGATATTAAGTCCGGCTGAGGCTCAGGCAATTGAACCCCGTTTGAATGCGGCGGCGGTGGCTGGGGCGCTGCTGCTGCCGCATGGGCATGTGTCTCCCGAAGCTAATGTTCTGGCCTACAATCAGGCGTTTTTACGCTTGGGCGGCACGCTCGACATTGCTCAGGTGACAGGCTTGGTGCAGTCTGGGCAGCAAGTTCAAGGAGTGGTAGCGACGAATATCACCTACGAGGCAGGAAATGTGGTGGTGTGTGTGGGTGGATACAGTCGAACGCTGTTACGCTCGTTTGGATTTCCGATACGGCTCTACTATACCCAAGCGGAACTGATTGAAATTCCTCCGACTGATTTACAGTTGCGATCGATTGTCATGCCAGCCGAGCTTAAACGCCCTCACCTAGAAGCAACCGCTGCAAAAGCCGAATTGGATGCCCTCTGGGATGAACCGAATCACGAAGTTACACCAGCCATTTTGGACGCTGGGGCGATTCAGTTTCAAGATGGCCGTATTCGCATGGGACAGTTCAGCCGCACGTTCACAGACCCACAAGCGCGGTTTGATGCTGCCGCCAGTGAAGCCGCGATGCGAACCGCCGTTGGGACTCTGTTGCCCGATCTCAAATCTCTAGCTGGGCAGTGGCACAGTTGCTTAGTGGCTTTCAGCCGCGATGGCTTGCCGGTCATAGGGGCCTTGCCCAATACAACCGGAATACACATATTCTCTGGGTTCAATAGTCCGTTTGTGTTGGCTCCGCCTGTGGCCCGTCGATTTGCCCGTCACGCCGCCTCAAATGCGGTCAATTTAGACCCGCTTTTGACGCAACTTGCCCCCGATCGGCTGTGGGATGAACGCTAA
- a CDS encoding YggT family protein → MALIAQSLAIFLNIYFVLILIRVLLSWFPNVSWYNPPFSTLSQLTDPYLNIFRSIIPPLGGIDFSPMLAIILLQVVAGAIGSLASPAGASFGAF, encoded by the coding sequence ATGGCCCTGATTGCACAATCGCTTGCTATTTTTCTCAATATCTACTTTGTTTTGATTCTGATTCGCGTGTTGCTGAGTTGGTTTCCCAATGTCAGTTGGTACAACCCACCGTTTTCCACACTCAGCCAGCTAACCGATCCCTACCTCAACATCTTTCGTTCGATTATTCCGCCGCTGGGTGGCATCGACTTTTCTCCCATGTTGGCAATCATTCTGCTGCAAGTAGTGGCAGGAGCGATCGGTAGTTTAGCTTCGCCCGCTGGAGCAAGTTTCGGAGCTTTCTAA
- a CDS encoding IctB family putative bicarbonate transporter translates to MNSVWQQLTLVNLPLRQWSESSYLHHIIGWLRTWRQGSWLMRWADYLAAGLVAIVFGLAPFVSTGVVGVLLLACAGFWLLLTLTDEGEIGTGITPLHLLVLLYWGVATVATAVSPVRSAALEGWIKLTLYLLFFALMARVLRSSRFRSTLILVYLVAAAIVSVVGLRQWFFGASALATWVDPESSLAGTTRVYSFLGNPNLLAAYLLPATIFSAAAFFAWRNWLPKLLALTLWVVNSACLVLTFSRGGWIGYVAGSFVLLMLLVHWLTVRFPRFWRIWTLPIVLGVTALLVAVAVITVEPLRERVASIFVGREDSSNNFRINVWMAVIEMIKDRPWLGIGPGNDAFNRIYPRYQQPGYTALSAYSVVLEIAVETGLIGVACFLWLLLVAFSQAWQRIQQLRKLGSREGFWLMAAVANMVGMLAHGLVDTVWYRPQVSTLWWLTIALIASYYSLVPLSQTPTEAYSANKSELSAQ, encoded by the coding sequence ATGAATTCAGTCTGGCAACAGTTAACCTTGGTCAATTTGCCGCTTCGACAATGGAGTGAGTCGAGTTATCTTCATCACATCATTGGCTGGCTGCGCACTTGGCGACAGGGCAGTTGGCTCATGCGCTGGGCTGACTATTTGGCTGCGGGGTTAGTGGCGATCGTATTTGGGCTAGCTCCGTTTGTCTCGACGGGTGTAGTGGGTGTGTTGTTGTTGGCCTGTGCTGGGTTTTGGCTATTGCTAACGTTAACTGATGAAGGAGAAATAGGAACCGGGATCACGCCTCTGCACCTGTTGGTTTTACTCTACTGGGGAGTGGCCACCGTGGCTACGGCTGTGTCTCCGGTGCGATCGGCTGCCTTAGAAGGATGGATTAAGCTGACATTATATCTGCTGTTTTTTGCCCTAATGGCACGGGTACTACGCTCATCGCGGTTTCGCTCTACCTTAATCTTGGTGTATTTGGTAGCAGCGGCGATCGTCAGTGTCGTTGGGTTACGGCAATGGTTTTTTGGGGCATCTGCTTTGGCAACTTGGGTTGATCCAGAGTCATCACTGGCTGGAACAACACGAGTCTACAGTTTTTTGGGAAACCCGAATTTACTAGCCGCTTACCTGCTGCCTGCCACAATTTTCAGCGCAGCTGCCTTTTTTGCGTGGCGCAATTGGTTGCCCAAACTGCTGGCGCTTACTCTCTGGGTTGTCAATTCGGCTTGTTTAGTTTTAACGTTCAGCCGAGGCGGTTGGATTGGGTATGTAGCAGGCAGTTTCGTGCTGCTGATGCTATTGGTCCACTGGTTAACCGTGCGATTTCCTCGCTTCTGGCGCATTTGGACACTCCCGATCGTGTTAGGAGTGACGGCGCTGCTAGTTGCAGTTGCGGTTATTACAGTGGAACCGCTGCGTGAGCGCGTAGCCAGTATTTTTGTGGGGCGGGAAGATAGCAGCAATAACTTCCGAATTAATGTGTGGATGGCAGTGATTGAAATGATTAAAGATCGCCCCTGGCTTGGCATTGGTCCTGGAAACGATGCCTTCAACCGGATTTATCCGCGCTATCAACAGCCCGGCTACACGGCCTTGAGTGCCTACTCAGTTGTGCTAGAAATTGCGGTCGAAACTGGCTTAATTGGTGTGGCTTGTTTTCTCTGGCTACTGCTGGTTGCCTTCAGTCAAGCATGGCAGCGCATTCAGCAGCTTCGTAAGCTGGGGAGTCGAGAGGGATTTTGGTTGATGGCCGCTGTCGCCAATATGGTTGGCATGTTAGCGCACGGGCTAGTGGATACAGTTTGGTATCGTCCGCAGGTGAGCACACTATGGTGGTTAACGATCGCCCTGATCGCCAGCTACTACTCGCTCGTTCCTTTGTCCCAGACTCCGACTGAAGCCTACAGCGCCAACAAGTCTGAGTTATCAGCCCAGTAA
- the hetR gene encoding heterocyst differentiation master regulator HetR: MTNDTDLIKRLSPSAMDQIMLYLAFSAMRTGGHRHGAFLDAAATAAKCAVYMTYLEQDQNLRMTGHLHHIEPKRVKVIVEEVRQALTEGKLLKMLGSQEPRYLIQFPYVWIEQFPWQPGRSRVPGNNLTSDEKRQIEEKLPPNLPDAQLINSFQLMDIIEFLHNRSQEDLPLERRMPLSEALAEHIKRRLTYSGTILRIDSPWGMPFYALTRAFYSPADEEERTYIMVEDTARYFRLMKDWAERQPKVVRILEELDVPPDRVEQALEELDEILRAWADRYHQVGGLPFVLQMVMGPKEG; encoded by the coding sequence ATGACCAACGACACCGATCTGATCAAACGCCTTAGTCCCAGTGCAATGGATCAGATCATGCTGTATCTAGCTTTTAGTGCCATGCGCACGGGTGGACATCGGCATGGAGCATTCTTGGACGCTGCCGCAACGGCTGCTAAATGTGCTGTGTATATGACCTATTTAGAGCAGGATCAAAATCTGCGGATGACTGGGCATTTACATCACATTGAGCCGAAGCGCGTGAAGGTAATTGTGGAAGAGGTACGGCAAGCCCTCACAGAAGGCAAGCTCTTAAAGATGTTAGGCTCTCAAGAGCCACGGTATTTGATTCAATTTCCCTACGTTTGGATCGAGCAATTTCCTTGGCAACCTGGACGATCGCGCGTTCCAGGTAACAATCTCACGAGTGACGAAAAACGGCAAATTGAAGAAAAGTTGCCGCCTAATTTGCCTGATGCTCAGTTGATTAACTCTTTCCAGTTAATGGACATCATTGAGTTCCTGCACAACCGATCGCAGGAAGACTTACCACTTGAGCGCCGAATGCCATTGAGTGAAGCCTTGGCCGAACATATCAAGCGCCGTCTCACCTATTCGGGCACAATTCTCCGCATTGATTCACCATGGGGTATGCCGTTCTATGCATTAACCCGCGCTTTCTATTCACCCGCTGACGAAGAAGAGCGCACCTACATCATGGTGGAAGATACAGCCCGCTATTTTCGCCTCATGAAAGACTGGGCTGAGCGCCAGCCCAAAGTGGTGCGAATTTTGGAAGAGTTGGATGTGCCACCCGATCGAGTTGAGCAAGCCTTGGAAGAATTGGATGAAATTCTCCGCGCTTGGGCCGATCGCTATCATCAAGTAGGAGGGTTGCCGTTTGTTCTGCAAATGGTGATGGGTCCAAAAGAAGGATGA
- a CDS encoding cation-translocating P-type ATPase, whose translation MSHWYQLDVADVLQQLGANAKEGLDRAEAERRLAEHGPNELAERPPKSPLRMLWEQFTATMVLVLIAAAAISALLGDWKDTLAILAIVIFNAVLGFTQEYRAGKEFAALKKLAVPKARVLRNGVWEHLSARELVPGDIVQIEDGDQVPADCRLLECVNLRTQESAFTGESESVEKTAAAIEGENLPLGDRRNSVFMGTAVTYGRAKAIVTATGMETELGKIAGSMQSVESEQTPLQKRLEQLGRRLALAALALVAVIFALGMFQGGEFDDLFLTAVSLAVAIIPEGLPAVVTIALALGSKRMLRRKALIRKLPAVETLGSVTTICSDKTGTLTENRMTVTILSLAGERVDMRESFAQITSRLDGNKSIFRPGEGVPLPASMALTLMGSSLCNNALVPDEAEDTAESVIGQETDQEQEPDGFSEAVNETKAIGDPTEIALVVAADRLGLDKEELEEVFPRQAEAPFDSDRKRMTTIHQIQQPWQNANPSVQLLPDLSIAVPTPYVAFTKGSVDGLLQISSQVWKSDRTEPLDETWQQEILASNDKLASMGTRVLGVAFRPLEQLPSPGRESDVERELIFVGLVGMLDPARPEAKEAVETCNHAGIRTVMITGDHPLMARHIAEELGISKNGQYLTGQDLDRMSIDELEQRIDEVSVYARVSPQQKLKIVEALQDRGQIVSMTGDGVNDAPALSKADIGVAMGLAGTDVAKEAADMVLLNDNFATIVAAVEEGRVIYDNIRKFIRYTLTGNVAGVVIMLLAPFIALRLPLTPIQILWINLLADGLLALALSVEPAEENVMDRPPYPPNESVFSRGIGRDIIWVGLLMGLTFLGMGYWAESIGWQNWQTMIFATLAFSRMSLALAMRSERDLLIHKGLLSNKLILISVLLTFALQIAVIYTPWLQPIFQTRSLSGQELLICLAISTIGFWVVEIQKLVLRPRSQAKRKHPHRAH comes from the coding sequence ATGAGCCACTGGTATCAACTGGATGTTGCTGATGTCCTTCAACAATTGGGCGCTAATGCAAAAGAAGGCCTCGATCGCGCCGAAGCCGAAAGACGCCTCGCTGAACACGGTCCCAATGAATTAGCCGAGCGCCCTCCCAAAAGTCCCCTAAGAATGTTGTGGGAGCAATTCACAGCCACCATGGTCCTGGTTCTGATTGCTGCCGCTGCTATTTCAGCGCTTCTAGGGGACTGGAAAGACACATTGGCTATTTTGGCCATTGTGATTTTTAATGCTGTTCTGGGATTTACCCAAGAATATCGCGCTGGTAAAGAATTCGCAGCACTCAAGAAATTGGCTGTTCCCAAAGCCCGAGTTTTGCGTAACGGGGTTTGGGAACACTTGTCAGCCCGTGAATTAGTGCCGGGAGATATTGTACAAATCGAAGACGGGGATCAAGTACCGGCTGATTGTCGCTTGCTTGAATGTGTGAACCTGCGAACTCAAGAGTCCGCGTTCACTGGGGAATCGGAATCGGTTGAAAAAACGGCGGCAGCCATTGAGGGAGAGAATTTACCGTTAGGCGATCGCCGCAACAGTGTGTTCATGGGGACGGCTGTCACCTACGGTCGCGCTAAAGCGATTGTCACAGCAACGGGCATGGAGACCGAACTTGGGAAGATTGCAGGCTCCATGCAAAGTGTTGAGTCCGAACAAACTCCGCTTCAAAAACGGCTTGAGCAGTTAGGAAGACGCCTAGCGCTGGCGGCCCTCGCACTGGTAGCTGTGATCTTTGCATTGGGCATGTTCCAAGGCGGAGAATTTGACGATTTGTTTTTGACAGCTGTTAGTTTGGCGGTTGCCATTATTCCAGAGGGACTACCAGCCGTTGTCACTATCGCCTTGGCACTCGGCTCAAAACGCATGTTGAGGCGCAAAGCTTTAATTCGTAAACTGCCAGCTGTTGAAACTCTTGGTTCTGTCACGACTATTTGTTCTGATAAAACTGGCACATTGACGGAAAATCGGATGACGGTAACAATTCTGTCGCTGGCGGGTGAACGGGTAGACATGCGTGAGTCATTTGCCCAAATTACCTCCCGCTTAGATGGAAACAAATCAATATTTCGCCCTGGAGAGGGAGTACCTTTACCAGCCTCGATGGCGCTGACTCTGATGGGAAGTTCGCTATGTAATAATGCACTCGTTCCCGACGAAGCAGAAGACACTGCCGAATCAGTCATAGGTCAAGAAACAGATCAAGAACAAGAACCTGATGGGTTTAGCGAAGCCGTGAATGAAACCAAAGCGATTGGTGATCCAACCGAAATTGCGCTGGTGGTGGCAGCCGATCGACTGGGTTTGGACAAAGAAGAGTTGGAGGAAGTATTTCCACGTCAAGCAGAAGCGCCGTTTGATTCCGATCGCAAGCGCATGACTACTATCCATCAGATTCAGCAGCCGTGGCAGAACGCTAATCCATCGGTTCAACTCTTGCCAGACCTCTCCATTGCAGTACCCACGCCGTATGTCGCCTTTACAAAAGGCTCGGTGGATGGACTGCTGCAAATCTCGAGCCAGGTGTGGAAAAGCGATCGAACGGAACCACTTGATGAAACGTGGCAACAGGAAATTTTAGCCAGCAACGACAAACTGGCCAGCATGGGAACACGGGTGTTGGGGGTCGCCTTTCGACCGTTAGAGCAACTACCTTCCCCAGGGCGAGAATCGGACGTGGAGCGAGAGTTGATTTTTGTAGGGCTGGTTGGAATGCTTGATCCAGCCCGTCCTGAAGCTAAAGAAGCGGTGGAAACTTGTAATCATGCTGGGATTCGTACAGTGATGATTACGGGCGATCATCCGTTAATGGCTAGACACATTGCCGAAGAACTAGGGATTTCAAAAAATGGGCAATACTTAACTGGACAAGACCTCGATCGTATGTCAATTGACGAGTTAGAACAACGCATTGATGAGGTTTCTGTTTATGCCCGCGTTTCGCCTCAACAAAAACTGAAAATTGTAGAGGCGCTGCAAGATCGTGGTCAAATTGTTTCGATGACAGGCGATGGCGTCAATGATGCGCCGGCCCTCAGCAAAGCCGATATTGGGGTCGCAATGGGATTAGCGGGAACAGATGTCGCCAAGGAAGCAGCAGACATGGTGTTGCTCAACGATAACTTTGCCACAATCGTTGCTGCCGTTGAAGAAGGACGGGTGATTTATGACAACATCCGCAAGTTCATTCGCTACACGCTTACGGGAAATGTGGCAGGCGTTGTCATCATGCTGCTGGCTCCGTTTATTGCTCTGCGATTACCCCTAACTCCAATACAAATTCTCTGGATTAACCTGTTAGCCGATGGGCTGTTGGCGTTAGCGCTGAGTGTTGAACCAGCTGAAGAAAATGTCATGGATCGTCCACCCTATCCTCCGAATGAAAGTGTATTTAGCCGAGGCATTGGCAGAGACATTATTTGGGTAGGATTGCTGATGGGACTAACTTTCTTGGGAATGGGCTACTGGGCAGAATCAATAGGATGGCAGAATTGGCAAACCATGATATTCGCAACCTTGGCATTCTCTCGGATGAGTTTGGCATTAGCCATGCGATCGGAACGCGATCTGCTCATTCACAAAGGACTGCTGAGCAACAAACTAATTTTGATTTCGGTGCTGCTCACATTTGCACTGCAAATAGCAGTAATCTATACCCCTTGGCTGCAACCCATTTTTCAAACCCGATCGCTATCCGGACAAGAATTGTTGATTTGTCTAGCCATCAGTACAATCGGGTTTTGGGTCGTAGAAATTCAGAAACTAGTGCTTCGCCCGCGATCGCAAGCGAAGAGAAAGCACCCTCATCGTGCTCATTGA
- a CDS encoding TIGR03643 family protein, which produces MKLPDLDSSTIDRVIEMAWEDRTPFEAINFQFGLSEEQVILLMRREMKPSSFRMWRKRVAGRKTKHRQQRAFVVGRFKSQNQNL; this is translated from the coding sequence GTGAAATTACCAGACCTTGACTCAAGCACGATCGATCGGGTCATTGAAATGGCTTGGGAGGATCGAACCCCCTTTGAGGCCATCAACTTTCAATTCGGACTCAGTGAAGAGCAAGTAATTTTACTGATGCGCAGAGAAATGAAACCATCTAGCTTCAGAATGTGGCGCAAGCGAGTGGCTGGTCGCAAAACGAAGCATCGACAGCAACGAGCATTTGTGGTGGGGCGGTTTAAATCCCAAAACCAAAATCTGTAG
- the psbA gene encoding photosystem II q(b) protein yields the protein MTTALQTRERASVWERFCNWVTSTDNRLYVGWFGVLMIPTLLAATTCFIIAFIAAPPVDIDGIREPVAGSLMYGNNIISGAVVPSSNAIGLHFYPIWEAASLDEWLYNGGPYQLVVFHFLIGVFCYMGREWELSYRLGMRPWICVAYSAPVAAATAVFLIYPIGQGSFSDGMPLGISGTFNFMFVFQAEHNILMHPFHMLGVAGVFGGSLFSAMHGSLVTSSLVRETTENESQNYGYKFGQEEETYNIVAAHGYFGRLIFQYASFNNSRSLHFFLGAWPVVGIWFTALGISTMAFNLNGFNFNQSIIDSQGRVVSTWADILNRANLGMEVMHERNAHNFPLDLAAGEAAPVALSTPQING from the coding sequence ATGACAACAGCATTACAGACGCGCGAACGCGCCAGTGTGTGGGAGCGGTTCTGCAACTGGGTGACCAGCACCGACAACCGCCTGTACGTAGGCTGGTTCGGCGTACTGATGATCCCCACCCTGCTAGCTGCTACCACCTGCTTCATCATCGCCTTCATCGCGGCTCCTCCGGTAGACATCGACGGCATCCGCGAACCCGTAGCAGGGTCGTTGATGTACGGCAACAACATCATCTCTGGTGCAGTGGTGCCGTCATCGAACGCCATCGGCTTGCACTTCTACCCGATCTGGGAAGCAGCCTCTCTCGACGAGTGGCTCTACAACGGCGGACCGTACCAGTTGGTGGTGTTCCACTTCTTGATTGGCGTGTTCTGCTACATGGGACGGGAGTGGGAGTTGAGCTACCGCCTGGGCATGCGTCCGTGGATTTGCGTGGCATACTCGGCTCCAGTAGCAGCGGCGACAGCCGTGTTCTTGATCTACCCGATTGGGCAAGGGTCATTTTCAGACGGCATGCCCTTGGGCATCAGCGGCACGTTCAACTTCATGTTCGTGTTCCAGGCTGAGCACAACATTCTGATGCACCCGTTCCACATGCTGGGGGTTGCTGGGGTGTTCGGCGGCAGCTTGTTCAGCGCCATGCACGGGTCGTTGGTGACCTCCTCGCTGGTGCGTGAGACGACCGAGAACGAGAGCCAGAACTATGGCTACAAGTTTGGGCAGGAAGAAGAGACCTACAACATCGTGGCAGCGCACGGGTACTTTGGTCGGCTGATTTTCCAGTATGCCAGCTTCAACAACTCGCGGAGCTTGCACTTCTTCTTGGGTGCGTGGCCGGTAGTTGGCATTTGGTTCACGGCGTTGGGCATCAGCACGATGGCGTTCAACCTGAACGGGTTCAACTTCAACCAGAGCATCATCGATTCGCAGGGGCGTGTGGTGAGCACGTGGGCGGACATTCTCAACCGTGCGAACTTGGGGATGGAAGTGATGCACGAGCGTAATGCGCACAACTTCCCGCTGGACTTGGCGGCGGGTGAGGCGGCTCCGGTAGCGCTGTCGACTCCTCAAATCAACGGTTAG
- a CDS encoding histidine triad nucleotide-binding protein, giving the protein MTETSDTIFGKIIRREIPAEIIYEDDLCLAFKDVNPQAPVHVLVIPKQPIAKLADVESQDHALMGHLLLTVKRVAEQLGLSSGYRVVINNGADGGQTVYHLHLHLLGGRQLQWPPG; this is encoded by the coding sequence ATGACTGAAACATCAGACACAATTTTTGGCAAGATCATCCGACGTGAGATTCCAGCCGAAATCATTTATGAAGATGATCTTTGTCTTGCCTTCAAAGATGTCAACCCACAGGCTCCAGTTCATGTATTAGTTATTCCCAAGCAACCGATCGCCAAATTAGCAGATGTCGAGTCTCAGGATCATGCCTTAATGGGGCATTTGTTGCTGACTGTAAAGCGAGTAGCCGAGCAACTTGGGCTATCCAGCGGCTATCGAGTGGTTATTAATAATGGAGCCGATGGTGGACAAACCGTTTATCACCTACATTTGCATCTTTTGGGGGGACGACAGTTACAGTGGCCACCCGGTTGA